In Allomuricauda ruestringensis DSM 13258, the following proteins share a genomic window:
- a CDS encoding sensor histidine kinase, with amino-acid sequence MNKKLFVLLVVLMSLSLLGIIFVQVYWIRTSINDKEEQFSRTITDILDKVASRVEKREMKDYSDLIASMIDSIGEPKSAQFKNFMFVERDLNSDEILFYSHGILEEDYKINSAFFDNTLVGNDTTTLKNITSRRTKQIFKEESGLDGRISHLTPIEKITKIGNLSSIEKAQYEDVFMEYAKIQPIHKRVSNQELELLLSQELSNRNIDIDYEYGVYSQGYPTKVRSRKFKFSDSKMYKAPIFKDSEGMSNFSLLLTFPSMKRYIFGSVMGMALLSLVFTLVIMLAYSSAIYQLIKQKRISEIKSDFINNMTHEFKTPIATINLAVEAIRNPKSIEDKEKVLRYLGMIRDENKRMHAQVENVLRISKLEKNQLDISKDRVNMHDIITDAIAHIELIVQDRGGYANAHLDAERSEVLANDMHMTNVMVNILDNAVKYSPETPKIDVYTEVVKNSIIIKVQDQGAGMSKAVLKKVFEKFYREHTGDIHNVKGHGLGLAYVKRIIDDHQGEVYAESEKGKGSTFFIKLPLI; translated from the coding sequence ATGAACAAGAAGCTATTCGTTCTTCTGGTTGTCCTTATGAGCTTATCCCTTTTAGGGATAATTTTCGTGCAAGTTTATTGGATACGTACATCCATAAACGATAAAGAGGAACAATTCTCAAGAACAATCACGGACATATTGGACAAGGTAGCGAGTAGGGTGGAGAAGCGCGAGATGAAGGATTACTCAGACCTTATAGCTTCTATGATTGATAGTATTGGTGAGCCGAAAAGTGCCCAGTTCAAAAATTTTATGTTTGTGGAAAGGGACCTCAATTCCGACGAAATCCTTTTTTACTCCCATGGAATTCTTGAAGAAGATTACAAAATAAACTCAGCGTTCTTTGATAATACGTTAGTTGGTAACGACACCACTACGCTTAAAAACATTACAAGCCGAAGAACCAAACAAATTTTCAAGGAAGAGTCTGGTTTGGATGGTAGAATTTCTCATTTGACCCCCATTGAGAAAATAACGAAAATCGGGAACCTCAGCAGCATAGAGAAGGCCCAGTATGAAGACGTTTTCATGGAATATGCTAAAATTCAACCTATTCATAAACGAGTTTCCAATCAAGAATTGGAACTGCTCCTTAGTCAAGAACTCAGCAATAGAAACATAGATATAGACTATGAATATGGAGTGTACAGTCAAGGTTACCCCACCAAAGTGCGATCTAGGAAATTTAAATTTTCCGATTCCAAAATGTACAAGGCACCCATTTTTAAGGATAGTGAAGGAATGTCCAACTTTTCACTATTGCTAACATTCCCCAGTATGAAGCGCTACATATTTGGTTCGGTCATGGGAATGGCATTACTGTCACTGGTTTTTACATTGGTGATTATGCTGGCATACTCTAGCGCTATTTACCAATTGATCAAGCAGAAGCGCATCTCTGAGATCAAATCCGATTTCATCAATAATATGACTCACGAGTTCAAAACGCCCATTGCAACCATAAATTTGGCGGTAGAGGCAATTCGAAACCCAAAATCCATTGAGGACAAGGAAAAAGTGTTACGTTATTTGGGCATGATTCGAGATGAGAACAAACGTATGCATGCACAGGTGGAAAATGTACTAAGAATATCCAAATTGGAAAAAAACCAGTTGGACATTAGTAAAGACAGGGTCAATATGCATGATATCATTACTGACGCCATCGCCCACATTGAACTGATTGTACAGGATAGGGGAGGATATGCAAACGCCCACCTTGATGCCGAACGTTCGGAAGTATTGGCGAATGATATGCACATGACCAATGTGATGGTAAACATTCTGGACAATGCGGTAAAGTATTCACCAGAAACGCCTAAAATTGATGTATATACCGAAGTGGTGAAAAACAGCATCATTATAAAAGTGCAGGATCAAGGAGCAGGTATGAGCAAGGCGGTGCTCAAAAAAGTATTTGAAAAATTTTACCGGGAACATACCGGCGACATACACAACGTTAAAGGCCATGGATTAGGATTGGCCTACGTAAAACGAATTATAGATGATCATCAAGGTGAAGTTTATGCAGAAAGTGAAAAAGGAAAAGGAAGCACCTTCTTCATTAAACTACCTTTAATTTAA
- the coaE gene encoding dephospho-CoA kinase (Dephospho-CoA kinase (CoaE) performs the final step in coenzyme A biosynthesis.), translating into MMIVGLTGGIGSGKSTVATMFMELGIPVYDSDMEAKKLMATSTKVKAAIMDLLGKEAYSDDGLNRSYIADKVFKEPELLEKLNGIVHPAVRKHFLEWANRQKSPYVIQETALIFENDAQDKYDCTILVTAPVETRIKRVMDRDKVEKQAVVDRINNQLKDEQKLDLTNFSIENLELDKTQKKVKELHLKLLALASKF; encoded by the coding sequence ATGATGATAGTTGGACTCACAGGAGGGATAGGAAGTGGAAAAAGTACCGTGGCCACAATGTTCATGGAACTTGGCATTCCTGTGTATGATTCTGACATGGAGGCCAAAAAGTTGATGGCTACATCAACAAAAGTTAAAGCAGCCATCATGGATTTGTTGGGTAAAGAGGCTTATAGCGATGATGGCCTGAACAGGTCGTATATAGCGGACAAGGTGTTTAAAGAGCCTGAGTTGCTCGAAAAACTCAATGGGATTGTACATCCGGCCGTTCGAAAACATTTTTTGGAGTGGGCCAACCGTCAAAAATCGCCCTATGTAATACAAGAAACTGCATTGATTTTTGAAAATGATGCCCAGGACAAATATGATTGTACTATCTTAGTAACAGCACCTGTAGAAACTCGGATTAAAAGAGTAATGGACAGGGATAAAGTTGAAAAGCAAGCTGTTGTTGATCGGATAAACAACCAATTGAAAGATGAACAAAAGCTCGACTTAACCAATTTTTCAATAGAAAACCTTGAATTGGACAAAACCCAAAAAAAGGTTAAAGAACTACACCTCAAACTTTTAGCTTTAGCATCTAAATTTTAA
- a CDS encoding YbbR-like domain-containing protein, with translation MLKKLLNGLNQKKAKVFSLFLLCSFFAWFISNLSETYESRAYFTLNYRNLPDSLLLGKNSNDQIEAKLRTSGFQFLYYKIFKRRIDIDVSEVEFQNGDFVLSKEVLIKQMDQQLSQNISLLDLDRNQLEVDLYQVDSKKIPIQARVDLQLQQNYILDGEIKVSPDSVEVKGPKNEIDTIKSIKTSSIQLTNVNADFSNEVTLIFPKGLDNSIFSVGRAKVFGKVSKFSEKIFEVPVQVLNIPEGYQVRTFPNSVTVLCKATIERLKEISVSDFEIVADYGQLNGAESSTLFLEITQSPQKVYDIRLEENTVNFVLEQQ, from the coding sequence GTGTTAAAAAAGCTATTGAACGGCCTCAATCAAAAGAAAGCGAAAGTATTTTCGTTGTTCCTGTTGTGCTCCTTTTTTGCTTGGTTTATCAGCAACCTTTCTGAAACGTATGAGTCAAGGGCCTATTTTACACTAAATTATCGAAATCTTCCCGACTCGTTGTTGTTGGGGAAGAATTCAAATGATCAAATTGAGGCCAAACTCCGAACCAGTGGCTTTCAATTTTTATACTATAAAATTTTTAAGCGCCGTATTGATATTGATGTCTCTGAAGTAGAATTCCAAAATGGTGATTTTGTGTTGAGCAAAGAGGTGTTGATCAAACAAATGGATCAGCAATTATCACAGAACATATCACTTTTGGATTTGGACAGGAACCAATTGGAAGTAGATCTCTACCAAGTGGATTCCAAGAAGATACCCATACAGGCGAGGGTGGATTTACAGCTTCAGCAAAACTATATTCTTGATGGGGAAATTAAGGTTTCACCAGATTCGGTTGAGGTGAAAGGACCAAAAAATGAAATTGATACCATCAAATCAATAAAAACATCATCCATACAACTAACCAATGTCAATGCCGATTTTTCCAACGAAGTTACCCTGATTTTCCCAAAAGGACTGGACAACAGTATTTTTTCGGTAGGTAGGGCAAAGGTTTTTGGCAAGGTCTCAAAGTTTTCAGAAAAGATTTTTGAGGTACCTGTGCAAGTGCTGAATATTCCCGAAGGGTACCAAGTAAGGACCTTTCCCAATTCAGTAACGGTATTGTGCAAGGCGACTATTGAGCGTTTAAAGGAAATTTCGGTCTCCGACTTTGAAATTGTTGCAGATTATGGGCAATTAAATGGAGCTGAAAGTAGTACTTTGTTCTTGGAGATTACACAAAGCCCACAAAAAGTATACGATATAAGGCTTGAAGAAAACACTGTAAATTTTGTTTTGGAACAGCAATGA
- a CDS encoding glycosyltransferase, which translates to MNMLFSIIVPVYNRPEEVRELLESLQQQDFQKDFEVVIVEDGSTERSEDVVEKFRDKLTISYYFKENSGPGDSRNFGMQKAKGNYFIILDSDCILPKQYLTEVDKELAREFVHCFGGPDAADASFTTVQKAINYVMTSFLTTGGIRGGEKTVGKFQPRSFNMGISKDAFEKAGGFGRIHPGEDPDLTFRVWKAGFETRLFPKAFVYHKRRIDWNKFYIQVNKFGMVRPILNKWHPGTAKPTYWFPTLFMLGMCVAIILAIIGLWLPLMLYVFYFSILFLDALIRNKDIKVAILTIYAALVQFTGYGIGFFKSTMLLNFSNKEAEELFPKLFFKKK; encoded by the coding sequence ATGAACATGCTTTTCTCCATAATAGTTCCGGTTTACAATAGGCCAGAAGAAGTTCGTGAGCTTTTGGAGAGTCTTCAGCAACAAGATTTCCAAAAAGATTTTGAAGTGGTTATTGTGGAAGATGGCTCTACGGAACGTTCGGAGGACGTCGTGGAAAAGTTTCGGGACAAACTCACCATTTCCTACTATTTCAAAGAAAACTCAGGTCCTGGGGATTCCAGAAACTTTGGGATGCAAAAGGCCAAGGGGAATTATTTCATCATTTTGGATTCGGATTGTATCCTCCCAAAACAGTATTTGACCGAAGTGGACAAGGAACTTGCAAGGGAGTTTGTTCATTGCTTTGGAGGACCAGATGCAGCCGATGCTTCGTTCACCACTGTACAAAAGGCCATAAACTATGTAATGACCTCTTTTTTAACTACTGGAGGCATACGGGGAGGGGAAAAGACTGTGGGAAAGTTTCAACCTCGTAGTTTTAACATGGGCATTTCCAAAGATGCTTTTGAAAAAGCGGGAGGTTTTGGCAGAATTCATCCAGGCGAAGACCCAGACCTTACCTTCCGGGTTTGGAAAGCAGGGTTTGAAACCAGATTGTTTCCAAAAGCTTTTGTGTACCATAAAAGACGCATAGACTGGAACAAGTTCTATATTCAGGTGAATAAATTTGGTATGGTTCGGCCCATTCTAAATAAATGGCATCCTGGAACGGCCAAGCCCACCTACTGGTTTCCAACTTTGTTTATGCTGGGAATGTGCGTTGCCATAATCTTGGCTATAATAGGACTTTGGTTGCCCTTGATGTTGTACGTGTTCTATTTTTCAATTTTATTCTTGGATGCCTTAATACGGAACAAAGACATAAAGGTGGCCATTTTAACCATTTATGCTGCCTTGGTCCAATTTACGGGATATGGAATTGGTTTTTTCAAGTCCACAATGTTGCTTAACTTTAGTAATAAGGAAGCAGAGGAACTGTTTCCCAAACTATTTTTCAAGAAAAAATAA
- a CDS encoding enoyl-ACP reductase FabI, producing the protein MAYNLLKGKKGIIFGALDANSIAWKTAERVHEEGGTFVLTNAPIAMRMGQINELAGKTISEIIPADATNEEDLKNLVEKSMEILGGKLDFVLHSIGMSVNVRKGRHYTDENYSFTEKGWDVSALSFHKVMQSLYKAEAMNQWGSIVALTYMAAQRTFPDYNDMADNKAYLESVARSFGYFFGKEHKVRVNTISQSPTPTTAGQGVKGFDGFINYAEKMSPLGNATADDCANYTVSLFSDLTKKVTMQNLFHDGGFSNTGVSQEVIDEFSE; encoded by the coding sequence ATGGCATACAATCTTTTAAAAGGTAAAAAAGGAATCATTTTTGGAGCTCTGGATGCAAACTCCATTGCTTGGAAAACCGCAGAACGTGTTCATGAAGAGGGAGGTACATTTGTACTTACCAATGCGCCCATCGCTATGCGTATGGGGCAAATAAATGAACTTGCGGGAAAAACCATTTCAGAAATTATTCCCGCAGATGCCACTAACGAAGAAGACCTGAAAAACTTGGTGGAGAAGTCCATGGAGATTTTGGGTGGAAAATTGGATTTTGTGCTTCATTCCATAGGAATGTCCGTAAACGTTAGAAAGGGAAGGCACTATACAGACGAGAACTACAGCTTTACCGAGAAAGGTTGGGATGTATCCGCACTATCTTTCCACAAAGTAATGCAATCACTTTACAAGGCGGAGGCTATGAACCAATGGGGGAGTATAGTTGCCCTAACCTATATGGCGGCGCAAAGAACCTTCCCCGATTACAACGATATGGCCGATAATAAGGCGTATTTGGAGTCTGTGGCGAGAAGTTTTGGTTACTTTTTTGGAAAGGAACATAAAGTAAGAGTGAACACCATTTCCCAATCTCCGACTCCAACCACTGCAGGGCAAGGCGTAAAAGGATTTGATGGATTTATCAATTATGCGGAAAAAATGTCGCCATTGGGCAACGCCACAGCAGATGATTGCGCCAACTACACTGTTTCACTTTTCTCCGATTTGACCAAAAAGGTGACTATGCAAAACCTCTTTCACGATGGAGGGTTCTCCAATACAGGGGTAAGCCAAGAGGTTATTGATGAATTTTCGGAGTAA
- the recN gene encoding DNA repair protein RecN: MLVNLSIQNYALIDDVSVSFSNGFTTITGETGAGKSILLGGLSMVLGKRADLSSLKNTAQKCVIEAEFDVSKYQLQSFFEDNDLDYDDKTILRREILPSGKSRAFVNDSPVTLDVMRALGDQLVDVHSQHQTMRLTENDFQMKVLDALADNSENLLGYTQELEKLRTASKELQKLEDFQTEADKEHDYNSFLLEELKAAKLKEGMQEELEAEYEQLSNVEQIMEQLSAGHQLLNDEQLGIVGRLTDLKRAFQGLTDFGADYKSLSDRIQSVLIETDDIASELEQLKDKVEANPERLEVVNGQLQQLYDLQKKHHTDSVSELIAIREELAQKVDVVANIESKIKEKREEVSAIAKKVDAWAQKISDGRKSVIPKLNERLQANLASLGMPSATFNIEVSPSKSFKTNGKDDLVFLFSANKGSNYGELKKVASGGELSRIMLTIKSILAEYENLPTMMFDEIDTGVSGEISNRMGEIMQQMSSTMQVFSITHLPQVASKGNYQFKVYKEEGAEGTSTHIKQLSTDERVRELAEMLGGKSLSESALAHAKELLQ; the protein is encoded by the coding sequence TTGCTAGTAAATCTATCCATCCAAAATTATGCACTGATTGATGATGTAAGTGTTTCGTTTTCTAACGGATTCACCACAATAACTGGGGAAACCGGGGCAGGAAAATCGATACTCTTGGGAGGCCTTTCCATGGTATTGGGAAAGCGTGCCGATTTATCATCACTAAAAAATACGGCACAAAAATGCGTGATAGAAGCAGAGTTCGATGTGTCCAAATACCAACTCCAGTCTTTTTTTGAGGATAATGATTTGGATTATGATGACAAAACCATTCTTCGTCGGGAAATACTGCCCAGCGGAAAATCCAGGGCGTTTGTGAACGATTCTCCCGTTACTTTGGATGTGATGCGGGCACTGGGCGACCAATTGGTGGATGTGCATTCCCAGCACCAGACCATGCGCCTTACCGAAAATGATTTCCAGATGAAGGTGTTGGATGCTTTGGCAGATAACTCGGAAAATCTTTTGGGGTACACACAGGAACTTGAAAAGTTGAGAACGGCTTCCAAGGAGCTTCAAAAGTTGGAGGATTTTCAGACTGAAGCAGATAAAGAACACGATTACAACAGTTTTTTGCTTGAAGAATTAAAGGCTGCAAAGCTCAAAGAAGGCATGCAGGAAGAGTTAGAGGCCGAATATGAGCAATTGAGCAATGTGGAGCAGATTATGGAGCAATTGTCCGCGGGACATCAATTATTGAATGATGAACAATTGGGCATTGTAGGCAGGCTTACCGATTTAAAACGGGCATTTCAAGGTTTAACGGATTTTGGGGCTGACTATAAATCGTTGAGCGATAGGATTCAATCTGTATTGATTGAAACCGACGATATCGCTTCTGAACTGGAACAATTAAAAGATAAGGTGGAAGCCAATCCAGAGCGATTGGAGGTGGTTAATGGGCAATTACAACAATTGTACGACCTTCAGAAAAAACACCATACCGATTCGGTATCAGAATTGATTGCTATTCGGGAGGAATTAGCTCAAAAAGTGGATGTCGTGGCCAATATTGAGTCCAAAATCAAAGAAAAAAGAGAAGAGGTTTCAGCTATCGCCAAAAAAGTGGATGCATGGGCGCAAAAAATAAGCGACGGTAGAAAATCCGTCATCCCAAAGTTGAACGAAAGGCTTCAGGCAAACTTGGCATCTTTGGGTATGCCATCAGCTACGTTTAATATTGAGGTGAGCCCATCCAAATCGTTCAAAACCAACGGAAAGGATGATTTGGTATTCTTATTTTCCGCGAACAAGGGTTCCAATTATGGCGAACTGAAAAAAGTAGCATCAGGCGGGGAACTTTCCCGTATTATGTTGACTATAAAATCCATTTTAGCGGAGTATGAAAACCTGCCCACCATGATGTTCGATGAAATTGACACTGGAGTTTCGGGAGAAATATCGAACCGAATGGGGGAGATTATGCAGCAAATGAGCAGTACCATGCAGGTGTTTTCCATTACCCACTTGCCGCAGGTCGCATCAAAAGGAAACTACCAATTCAAGGTCTATAAAGAAGAAGGTGCGGAAGGAACAAGCACACACATCAAACAATTAAGCACTGATGAGCGTGTGCGAGAACTGGCAGAAATGTTGGGTGGTAAGTCCTTATCCGAATCCGCTTTGGCCCATGCTAAGGAGCTGTTGCAGTAG
- a CDS encoding DUF4835 family protein translates to MRKILFSVFLLLVTLALPAQELNCEVTVNSDQVGQTNQQIFRTLERSLNDFVNKSKWTNRVYRDNERVNARMFITVTQYESDRFEANIQIQSTRPVFNTTYESPVFNYKDNSFNFQYQEFQPLVYNPNNFDSNLVGVISYYVYIILGLDADTFSLEGGNDFYRQAQNIVTQAQSSSYSGWSQDTGDRSRFELVDNLLSNSFREYRIAMYNYHRKGLDILADNNSTGKQIIAGSLRLFETLISRRPNAFLIQTFFDAKSEEIQNIFSDGPKVDIVKLKETLNKVAPFYSSTWNEINY, encoded by the coding sequence ATGCGTAAAATACTGTTTTCCGTTTTTCTATTGCTTGTTACCCTTGCTCTTCCGGCACAGGAACTGAATTGTGAGGTAACCGTGAACTCTGATCAAGTGGGCCAGACCAACCAGCAGATTTTTAGGACTTTGGAGCGTTCCCTCAATGATTTTGTGAACAAAAGCAAATGGACGAACAGGGTATATCGCGATAATGAACGGGTAAATGCTCGGATGTTCATTACCGTTACCCAATACGAATCGGACCGTTTTGAGGCCAATATCCAAATTCAGTCAACAAGACCCGTGTTCAATACCACTTACGAAAGCCCCGTGTTTAATTACAAGGACAATTCCTTTAATTTTCAGTATCAGGAATTTCAACCTTTGGTGTATAATCCAAACAATTTCGATTCCAATCTAGTAGGTGTTATTTCGTACTACGTCTATATTATTTTAGGGTTGGATGCCGACACCTTTTCCCTGGAAGGCGGGAATGACTTCTACCGTCAGGCCCAAAATATTGTAACACAGGCACAAAGTTCCAGTTATAGCGGATGGAGTCAGGACACTGGTGATCGCAGCCGTTTTGAATTGGTGGATAACCTATTGAGCAATTCCTTTAGGGAATATCGAATCGCCATGTACAATTACCACAGAAAAGGACTCGATATCTTGGCGGACAACAACAGTACGGGCAAACAAATTATAGCAGGAAGCCTACGTTTATTTGAAACACTCATTAGCCGTAGACCCAATGCCTTTTTGATTCAGACTTTTTTTGATGCAAAATCAGAGGAAATCCAAAACATCTTCTCCGATGGTCCCAAAGTGGACATTGTAAAACTCAAGGAAACCCTCAATAAAGTGGCTCCATTTTATTCCAGCACATGGAATGAAATAAATTACTAG
- the coaBC gene encoding bifunctional phosphopantothenoylcysteine decarboxylase/phosphopantothenate--cysteine ligase CoaBC has product MLSGKNILLGISGGIAAYKTTFLVRLLIKAGAQVKIVMTQSASSFVSPLTLSTLSKNPVLMDFVNEEDGSLSWNNHVQLGLWADIMLIAPATANTLSKMANGTCDNLLLATYLSAKCPVYFAPAMDLDMYKHPSTKNSLDKLESFGNTMIPAESGELASGLHGEGRMAEPGNIVAFIQEDLGKGLPLSGKKVLITAGPTHEAIDPVRFLGNRSTGTMGFELAKKAGDLGAKVVLVSGPTHLNINHNSIQLIRVTSAQEMYEVCHNHYADMDIAICAAAVADYRPKSIATEKVKKKAGEMFIELERTPDILMSLGENKKNQFLVGFALETQNELENAKGKLKRKHLDGIVLNSLKDDGAGFGGSTNKITFIDKNSEIKTFDLKTKPEVASDIWEEIISRIHA; this is encoded by the coding sequence ATGCTTAGCGGTAAAAATATCCTTTTAGGAATTTCCGGGGGAATTGCCGCCTACAAGACCACATTTCTTGTTCGTTTACTGATTAAAGCTGGTGCCCAGGTCAAAATTGTAATGACCCAGAGTGCCAGCTCTTTTGTTTCGCCCCTTACATTGTCCACACTTTCCAAGAATCCAGTTTTGATGGATTTTGTGAACGAAGAAGATGGAAGTCTCTCTTGGAACAACCATGTGCAGCTCGGTCTTTGGGCAGATATTATGCTGATTGCCCCCGCTACGGCCAACACCCTATCTAAAATGGCCAACGGAACTTGCGACAATTTGCTTTTGGCCACTTATCTATCCGCAAAATGTCCGGTTTACTTTGCTCCGGCCATGGATTTGGATATGTACAAACATCCATCCACCAAGAACTCTCTGGATAAACTTGAATCTTTTGGCAATACGATGATTCCAGCAGAATCTGGCGAACTGGCCAGCGGCTTGCATGGAGAAGGGCGTATGGCAGAGCCTGGGAACATTGTAGCGTTCATTCAGGAAGATTTGGGCAAAGGACTCCCGCTTTCAGGAAAAAAAGTACTGATTACGGCAGGGCCAACCCATGAGGCCATTGACCCCGTTCGTTTCTTGGGAAATCGTTCCACTGGAACCATGGGGTTTGAGCTGGCCAAAAAAGCAGGCGATTTGGGAGCAAAGGTTGTTTTGGTTTCAGGTCCAACGCACTTGAATATCAACCACAATTCCATTCAACTGATACGGGTAACCTCTGCACAAGAAATGTACGAAGTATGTCATAATCATTATGCAGACATGGATATTGCCATTTGTGCTGCTGCCGTAGCTGATTATCGACCTAAATCCATCGCAACGGAAAAAGTAAAGAAAAAAGCGGGCGAAATGTTCATTGAGTTGGAACGTACTCCGGATATTCTCATGTCGCTCGGCGAAAACAAAAAAAATCAATTTTTGGTAGGTTTTGCCTTGGAGACCCAGAACGAACTGGAAAATGCCAAAGGCAAGCTCAAAAGAAAGCATTTGGATGGCATTGTACTTAACTCATTAAAAGATGATGGTGCCGGATTTGGAGGCAGCACGAATAAAATCACCTTTATAGATAAGAATTCGGAGATAAAAACGTTTGATTTGAAGACGAAGCCCGAAGTGGCTTCCGATATTTGGGAAGAAATCATCTCCAGAATCCATGCGTAA
- a CDS encoding DNA-directed RNA polymerase subunit omega, translating into MQDLKNTKAPVSTVTLNRNEFDEKTENIYEAISIASKRAIQINSEIKKELLEKLEEFATYSDSLEEVFENKEQIEVSKFYEKLPKPHALAVQEWLEDKIYYRNTEKDA; encoded by the coding sequence ATGCAAGATTTGAAAAACACCAAGGCCCCGGTTTCCACAGTAACACTCAACAGAAACGAGTTTGACGAAAAAACCGAAAATATATATGAAGCTATTTCCATAGCTTCAAAAAGAGCTATCCAAATCAATTCTGAAATAAAAAAGGAGTTGTTGGAAAAGCTTGAAGAGTTCGCCACATACAGCGACAGCTTGGAAGAAGTGTTCGAGAACAAAGAACAAATCGAGGTTTCCAAGTTTTACGAAAAGTTGCCAAAACCACACGCTTTGGCAGTGCAAGAGTGGTTGGAGGATAAAATTTACTACAGGAATACAGAGAAAGACGCCTAA
- a CDS encoding outer membrane protein assembly factor BamD has product MFLNMRSILLFCCAMALLVSCSEYQKVLKETDVKAKYDMAEKLYNEGDYKRAVRLFEQIAPKYVGKPQGERVMFFFADSYFKKGDYYLSGYQFERFIKSYPRSDKIQEASFLGAKSYYMLSPKYSLDQTETDKALLKLQTFINNYSESEYFEEANAMAKELTTKKEKKQIEIAKQFNKLGKFNLPVLISAITAFDNFITDNPGSVYREEALYYRIEAATELALNSTMDKKKERLEDALDSYNNLMRYFPESKFKKEADELAETIQQELSVYTTSLSK; this is encoded by the coding sequence ATGTTTTTGAATATGAGGTCAATACTCCTTTTTTGTTGTGCAATGGCACTTCTTGTATCCTGTAGCGAGTACCAAAAGGTACTGAAGGAAACTGATGTGAAGGCTAAATACGATATGGCCGAGAAATTGTACAACGAGGGTGATTATAAAAGGGCAGTTCGTTTGTTTGAGCAAATTGCGCCCAAATACGTTGGTAAACCCCAAGGAGAGCGGGTAATGTTCTTTTTTGCCGACAGTTATTTCAAGAAAGGTGATTATTATTTGTCAGGTTATCAGTTCGAACGTTTTATAAAATCTTATCCACGAAGTGATAAAATCCAAGAAGCGAGCTTTTTGGGAGCAAAAAGTTACTACATGCTGTCTCCAAAATATTCTTTGGACCAGACGGAAACGGATAAAGCCTTGTTGAAGCTCCAAACCTTTATCAACAATTATTCCGAATCGGAATATTTTGAGGAAGCCAATGCCATGGCCAAGGAGCTGACCACCAAGAAAGAGAAGAAACAGATAGAAATAGCGAAACAATTCAACAAATTAGGAAAATTTAACCTGCCTGTTTTGATTTCTGCTATAACGGCATTCGATAATTTTATAACTGATAATCCAGGTTCGGTATACAGGGAAGAAGCCCTTTATTACCGAATTGAAGCAGCTACAGAGCTGGCTTTGAACAGTACAATGGACAAGAAGAAAGAGCGATTGGAAGATGCTCTTGACTCATATAATAATTTAATGCGCTATTTTCCAGAGTCGAAATTCAAAAAAGAAGCTGATGAACTTGCTGAAACGATTCAACAGGAATTGAGTGTATATACAACTTCCTTATCCAAATAA